One window of Silene latifolia isolate original U9 population unplaced genomic scaffold, ASM4854445v1 scaffold_88, whole genome shotgun sequence genomic DNA carries:
- the LOC141640531 gene encoding secreted RxLR effector protein 161-like — protein MENSKRGFIPMGRGITLSKSQSPTEPEDLERMKLIPYASVVGSIMYAMISTRPDVSYALSMTSRYQANPGESNWVAVKNILKDELKSQVGFIFMINGGAVSLRSFKEPVVADSTTEAEYIAASEAAKEAV, from the exons aTGGAAAACTCCAAAAGAGGTTTTATTCCAATGGGCCGTGGAATTaccttgagcaagtctcagtcacccactgaACCTGAAGATCTTGAACGCATGAAATtaatcccttatgcttccgttgttggatcaatcatgtatgccatgataagCACTCGTCCCGATGTttcgtatgctttgagcatgacgagtagatatcaagccaaTCCAGGTGAAAGTAACTGGGTAGCtgtcaagaatatccttaa GGATGAGTTGAAGTCCCAAGTTGGCTTCATTTTCAtgatcaatggtggtgccgttagcttgAGAAGCTTCAAAGAGCCAGTcgttgcggattctacaacggaggctgagtacattgcagcatctgaaGCTGCCAAAGAAGCTGTATAG